TCCGCCTTGAGCGACTCGACCTTGACCGGCTCGGGCTTGGGCGACTCGGGCTTGACCGGCTCCGCCTGAGGCTGCTCGGTCTTGGCCCGCTCCGGCCTGGGCGGCTCGGTGTGCTGCTCCTCGGCCGCTCCGGGGTCCGTCTCGGCTCCCGGTGCGTGCGCGTCCGCCGGAACCGGCTGCCCCGCCGACTCCGGTGTGATCGCGGCGGCATCCTCGTCGCCCCGCGGCTGCTCTGCCTGCGCCATCGTTCGCTCCCCAGCCCCATCCCCGATGGCGGCGAACTATACCGACCGGTAACACGTACGTCACCGGAGCGGCCCGCGGCGCATGCTTCCGGCCGTACCGGAAATGGGTCTGACTGTGGCGAGTGACCGATGGTGATCGGCGGCGCCCCGGTGGGCTCGTGGTTGTCGGCTGTGATGGGGTGGAGCGGTGACGTTCGGGTGGATGGAGCTGCCGGCCGAGTCGGTGGACGTGGCGGCGCGGGAGCTGCTCGGGTGGCGGCTGAGCGCGAACGGGGTGACGGTGCGGCTGACCGAGGTCGAGGCCTACAGCGGGCTCGGCGCGGATCCGGCCAGCCACGCGCACCGCGGGGTCACCCATCGCAACGCGGTGATGTTCGGGCCGGCCGGGCGGCTGTACGTCTATCAGATCTACGGGATGCACTTCTGCGCCAACGTCGTCTGCGGCGAGGACGGCCGGGCCGCCGCGGTCCTGTTGCGCGCGGGCGAGGTCGTGGACGGGCTGGAGATCGCCAGGTCCCGCCGGCCCGCGGCCCGCACGGACGCCGACCTGGCGGCCGGGCCGGCGAAACTGATGCAGGTCCTGGACCTGAACCGGAGCGCCAACGACACCTCGGTGGTGGACGGCAGCGGTCCCGCGACGCTGACCCCGCCGGCGAGCGCGGTGGGCGTCATCGAGTCCGGCCCGCGGGTGGGCGTCACCTCCGCCCACGACGTGCCGTGGCGGTTCTGGCTGGCCGGCGATCCGACGGTGAGCGCGTACCGCCGGCACACGCCGCGCAGGCGTGCCGCACGGGCCTGAGGTGGCTGCCGCGCCGGACGCGGCAGCCACCCCGGATTCCGGCTAGTCGGAGATGCGGATGTCGTCGATGAACCCGCGGTACCCGCCGGTGTTCAGCGGCTGGTCGTACGCGATGTCCAGCTGACTGACCTGCTTGCCGTTGGCGATCGCGCCGAGCGGCACGACCACCTCGTTCCAGGTGTCCATCGCGAGCTTGCCGCACTGGTACAGCGGGTGGGCGCGGTTGCCGTTCTGATCGGTGGCCCCGCTGTCACGCAGGTTGCTCTGCGCGCCGCCCGCGTCCGTGAAGATCAGGTCGATGGCGACGCAGGAGCTGTTGTTGCCGCTGACCAGATCGCTGGTACGGGTGCTCTGTGGATAGATCCGGTAGGTCAGCCGGGTGGCCGGCGTGACCTTGACACCGGCCACCTGGAACGCCTTGGTGTAGGCGTAGGAGGTGGTCGCGCTGTTGTCCTTGCCGGAGTACATGATCACGTTGACGCCGTTGTACGGGCCTTGCGTCATGCCCCCGGTCGTGACCAGCTCCGGGCCGGTCAGCGCGCAGCACACGCCGCCCACGTTGACGATGCCTCCGCCGGGCACCGCCGACGAGACCGTGTTCTGCCAGGTCAGGCCCAGCTCACCGCTCTCCAGGCCGGTGGCGAACAGCGGCGGGACGTACACCGTGTCGGTGATCTTGACGTCGTCGACGAAGCCGCGGTAGCCACCGGTGCTGCCCGGCTGGTCGTAGCCGATGTCGATGGTGTCGATCTGTTTGCCGGCGGCGATCTGGCCGATCGGCACGACGATCTCGTTCCACGCGTCGAGGGTCAGCTTCCCGCACTGGTACGCCGGGTGCGCCCGGTTCCCCCGCTGGTCGCTGATGCCGCTGTCGCGCACGTTGGTGCCGTCGGTGAAGACGACGTCGATGGCGACGCAGGTGCTGTTGCTGCCGCTGACCAGGTCGCTGGTGGCGGAGCTCTGCGGATAGACGGCGTAGGTGAGCACCGACTGCTGCTGGACCCGGAGGTTCCGCAGGTCGTACGCCTTGGTGTACGCGTAGGACCGGGTGTCGCTGGTGTCCCTGCCGGAGTACATCACCGCGTTGCGGCTGCCGTCGGGGCGCGCGGGGGCGTCGTTGGTGACCACCAGCTCGGCACCGGTCAGTGAGCAGCAGATGCCGGCGACGTTCATGTCGGCACCGTGCCCGGGACCCCGGGCAACGCTGTTCTTCCAGGTCAGCCCGGGCTGACCCGGCTCGGTGCCGCTGGCGAAACCGGCGGCGTTGTCGGTGACCCAGTCACTG
This window of the Actinoplanes oblitus genome carries:
- a CDS encoding DNA-3-methyladenine glycosylase, with product MELPAESVDVAARELLGWRLSANGVTVRLTEVEAYSGLGADPASHAHRGVTHRNAVMFGPAGRLYVYQIYGMHFCANVVCGEDGRAAAVLLRAGEVVDGLEIARSRRPAARTDADLAAGPAKLMQVLDLNRSANDTSVVDGSGPATLTPPASAVGVIESGPRVGVTSAHDVPWRFWLAGDPTVSAYRRHTPRRRAARA